The Bradyrhizobium barranii subsp. barranii genome segment CGGTGCCGATCATGGAATCGCGAGTAACCAGCTCGGCAAGCTGCTCCTCACTCCAGCCTTCAGTGCCCGCGGGGCGCATCGGCAGCACCAGGAAACGGGTCTCGGCCGTGGAATCCCAGACACGGATTTCCATGTCCTTGGGCAGCGTGACGTCGAAATCGGCGAGCACGCCGCGCGGGTCCTTCACCGCACGCGAGCGATAGGGCGCGGCCTTGTACCAGACCGGCGGCAGCCCCAGCATTTCCCAGGGGTAGCAGGAGCACAGCGTGCACACGACCATGTTGTGTCGCTCTGGCGTATTCTCGACCACGACGAGATGGTCGCCGACGCGGCTGACATGGCCGAGCGTGCCGATGGCCTTCGAGCCATCCTCCAGCAGCGCCTTCTTGAACGCCGGATCGGTCCAGGCCTTGGCGACGACGCGCGCGCCGTTGTGCGGGCCGATCCTGGTCTCATAGGCCTGGATGATGGCGTCGAGCGCGGCCGGCTCGACATAGCCTTTTTCTGTCAAGATCGTCTCGAGCGCGCGCACGCGCAGCTCGGTCTCCGACAGCTCGGAATGGTCGTGATGATGGTCGTGATCGTGGCTCATGGCGCAAAGATAGGCGCAATGGTCCCTGCCTGTCGAGTATGCGCTGGGGCGCAACCGGGTCCCATATTCGTGAGGCCGGATGTAGGCTAGCCTCGCAGCAAAGCGGATTGGGAGACATTGGTGACGAACTTCGTGACGATCGAGAAGGGCCTCGGACCGGAGGGGCGGATTGCGGTGGTACGGTTCGACCGCGGCGACGGCATCAACGCGCTCTCGCCGGAGGCGATGCGCCAGCTCACCGCGGCCGCGCGCAGCTTCGAGGATGATGCCGCAACGTCCGTCGTGGTTCTGACGGGCAGCACCAGCGCCTTCAGCGCCGGCTTCGACCTCAAGGATGCCGAGGGCCGCTCGCGCAAGGACATGGATCTCGGCACGCTGCGGCGGCATCTCAAGCTCGGGCCCCGTCTGACCCATGCCTGGCATGAGATGGAGCAGATCACGATCGCCGCCATCGAGGGTTTTTGCGTCGGCGGCGGCGTCGCGCTGGCCGTGGCGCTCGACTTCCGCGTGATGGGGCACGACGCGCATCTGCGCGTGCCCGAGATCGGGCTCGGCATGAACATGAGCTGGCAGAGCATCCCGCGCATGCTGCATCTGATCGGGCCGGCCCGCACCAAGCAGGCGGTGATCCTGGCCGACCAGCGCATCAGCGCTGATGAGGCCTATGAATGGGGCCTGGTGGAGCAGGTGGCCGATCCCGGCCATGCGTTCGATGCCGCCATGGAGCTTGCCCGGAAGGTCGCCGCGCAGCCGCCGCTCTCGGTCGCCATGACCAAGCTGACCGTCAACCGGCTGGCACATGCGCTGGACGATCTCGCCAGCCACATGGACGTCGACCAGTTCGCACTGGCGAGTCTCACCGAAGACCACAAGGAGGGCGTCGATGCGTTCCTGACCCGCCGCAAGCCGCGCTTCAAGGGGCGGTAGCAAGGGGCGGTAGAACGTGAAGTCAGGCCATTGATCGCGCCGCGGACAGTCCGTATACGCCGCGCTAGGACAAAAACGGCTCGGCCAACGGGCGGTACAATGCGACGACAATCGAGGGGGGAGGGCCCATGGCCGCTAGCTCGCAGACGCCTCAGGCAAAAGGGTTTAGCTGGAAGCTGATCGCGCCGCTCGTGGTGTGGCTGGCCATCTATCTATGGCCGGTGCCGACCGGCCTCAACGCCAATCAGTGGCACTATTTTGCCGTGTTCGCGGCCGTGATCACCGGGCTCATCCTGGAATCGATGCCGGTCGGCGCGGTCGGGTTCATCGGGCTGACGGTCGCGGGCGTCGCCGGCTATATCGATCCCGATCCCGGCAAGTCGCTGCGCTGGATGCTGGCGGGTTTTGCCGAGAGCACGGTGTGGCTGATCGTTGGCGCCTTCGTATTCTCGATCGGTTATCGCAAGAGCCAGCTCGGCCGCCGTATCGCGCTGGTGCTGGTGCAGAAGCTCGGCCGCAACACGCTCGGTCTCGGCTACGCGGTGGCGATGTCGGACTTCCTGCTGGCACCAGCGACGCCATCCAACACCGCGCGCAGCGGCGGCATCGTCTATCCCATCATCAGCAACATCCCGCGCATCTACGGCTCCGAGCCTGGGCCGACCGCCGGCAAGATCGGCACCTATGTGATGTGGACGGCGTTTGCGGCAACCGCGATTACCAGCTCGCTGTTCTTCACCGCGCTCGCACCCAATGCGGCCGCGCTTGCGATCGCGAAGAAGACCGCCGGCGTCGAGGTGAGCTGGGCGCAGTGGTTCGTCGGCTTTGCGCCGCTCGGCATCCTCCTGATGATCCTCGTGCCGCTGCTCAGCTACGTGGTCTGCCGTCCCGAGGTGAAGCACAGCCCGGAGATCTCCGAATGGGCGGCCAGGGAGGTCAGCGAGATGGGCCCGATGTCGCGCAACGAGTGGATCATGCTGGCTCTGATCGTCCTCGCGATGTTCCTGTGGATCGCGGGCTCGAGCCCGGACATCCACGTGCCGCTGCTCGGCTCGAACTTCGTCAACGCCACCACCGTCGTGTTCATCGTGATCTCGCTGATGCTGGTGACGGGCGTGATCGAGTTCGCCGACATCGTCAGCGAGAAGAGCGCCTGGGAGGTGTTCTTCTATTTCACCTCGCTGCTGACGCTGGCCTCAGGCCTCAACGAAATCGGCTTCATCAAATGGTTCGCGACCGAATACGCCAAACCGCTCGCGGGGCTGTCGCCGTCGACCGCGATGCTCCTGCTGGTCGCGCTGTTCTTCTGGATCCACTACTTCTTCTCGAGCATCACCTCGCATGCCGCAGCCGTGCTGCCGGTGGTGCTCGCGGTCGGATCAGGCATCCCCGGCCTGCCGGTCACGACGCTCGCCATGCTCTGCATGTATTCGCTCGGCCTGATGGGCGTGATCTCGCCTTACGCGACGGGACCCGCGCCGATGTATTTCGGCAGCGGCTATATCGGGAAGGGCCAGTTCTGGGGCTTTGGGCTGCTGTTCGGGCTGCTCTATTTTGCGGGACTGCTGCTGATCGTGCTGCCCTGGTTGCAGATCAGCTGAGCGGGGCCGGAAGCTCATACCCCCGGCAGACGAATTTTCTTCGCCGGGGTGGGATTGGGAAAACTTCGTCCAACTCCCCGCAAATATCTGACATTGCAAGGAAGACCTGAAAAAGCGATGGTGTGTGCTGCAGTGCAGCGCGTTCCACCCGAACCCTCGCCGCGATTTCACTCTCCGTCGCTTGACGCGACCGGTTCCCGCATGCCCCACGGGGGCAGCAGGAACTGCTGTGCATGAAGGCCGCCTCCATGAACGCCCACCAATCGCTCGCGATCGGACAGAAGATCGAAACGCTTGAAGCGATTTCACCTGCCGCACGGAACGCCGACGCGATGGTCCGTTTCGAGGGCATCTCGAAGATCTATCCGGCCTATCGCGGCAAGCCCGGCGTCAACGCGCTGCAAGACATCGACTTCGCGATTGCGCGCGGCTCGATCACCGGCGTCATCGGCCGCTCCGGCGCCGGCAAGTCGAGCCTGGTCCGGCTGATCAACGGGCTGGAGAAGCCGACCACGGGCCGCGTGATCGTCGACAACAGCGACATCTCGGCGCTGGCGGGCCGCGAATTGCGGCTGGCGCAGCGCTCGATCGGGATGATCTTCCAGCATTTCAACCTGCTGTCGTCGCGCACAGCGGCCGACAACATCGCGCTGCCGCTGGAGATCGCCGGCTGGGCCAAGTCCGACATCAAGGCCCGCGTCGCCGAGTTGCTGGCGCTGGTCGGCATCGCCGACAAGCACGACCGCTATCCTTCCGAACTCTCGGGCGGCCAGAAGCAGCGCGTCGGCATTGCCCGTGCGCTGGCGACGCGGCCGAGCGTGCTGCTGTCGGACGAGGCGACCTCGGCGCTCGACCCGCAGACCACGCGCGCGATCCTCGATCTGCTCGCCAACATCAATCGCGAGCTGGGCGTGACCATCGTGCTGATCACCCACGAAATGTCGGTGGTGCGCCAGCTCGCCAAGGAGGTCGTGGTGCTCGACGCCGGCCACGTCGTCGAGAGCGGCCATGTCGCCGACATCTTCACGCACCCCAAGCATCCGATCACGCAGTCCTTCCTCGCCGAAGTCATCGGCGACAGCCTGCCGGTGTCGCTTGCGAGCCGGATCGTGGCGGAGCCATCTGCCGGCGGGCAGGCCGTGATCCGCGTCCAGGTGCGCGGGGCAGGGGCCGGCGACACGGTGGTGGCGCGGCTTGCCCGCGAGCTCGGTCTCGACGTGGCGCTGCTGTCGGCGCGCATCGACGAGATCGGCGGCCAGCATGTGGGCTCATTGACCCTCGGTATTCCCGGTGGCGAGGACGCGGTGACGCGCACGCTCGCCTGGCTCTCTCAATATCAACTCCCGGCGGAGCGTCTCGGCTATGTCGCCTGAACTCATCAACCTCATCGTCCAGGCAACAGGCGAAAGCCTGTACATGGTCGGCATCGCGGCACTGCTCGGCACCGCCTTCGGCCTGCCGCTCGGCGTCTTTCTCGCGACCAGCCGAAAAGGAGAGCTGTTCGCGGCCCCCGCGGTCAATCGCGTGCTCGGCATCGTCGTCAATGCGACACGCTCTACGCCCTTCATCATCCTGGTCGTCGCCATCATCCCGTTCACGCGGCTCATTGCCGGCACTTCGATCGGATCGACTGCCGCGATCGTGCCGCTGGTCATCGCATCGACGCCGTTCATCGCGCGCCTGGTCGAAGCTGCGATCCGCGAGGTCGACGGCGGCCTGATCGAGACCGCGTCCTCGTTCGGGGCATCGCCAATCCAGATCGTGCTCAAGGTGCTGATCCCCGAGGCGCTGCCCGGCCTGCTGCTGGCGCTGACGCTCGCGGTGGTCAGCCTGCTCGGCTACTCCGCCATGGTCGGCGCCGTCGGCGGCGGCGGGCTCGGCGACCTCGGCATCCGCTACGGCTATCAGCGCTTCATGCCGGAGATGATGCTGGCCGTCGTGGTCGTTCTGATCGCGCTGGTGCAGCTCGTCCAGAGCGCGGGCGATTATCTCGCACGCCGGGTCAACCGCCGGCTGCGGCAGCGCTGATACACATTCCCTAAAACTGGAGACTTAAATGCGCTTTCTCGCAACCCTTGCGGCTGCAGCCTTACTCGCGACCTCGGCTCAGGCCGAAACCATCCGCGTCGGCGTCACAGCCGGTCCCCACGCCGAGATCCTGGACGTCGTAAAGAAGGTCGGCGCCGAGCGCGGCCTCGACATCAAGGTGGTCGAGTTCACCGACTACGTGATCCCGAACCAGGCGCTGGCGCTCGGGGATCTCGAGGCGAATTCGTTCCAGCACGAGCCGTACCTGAAGAACCAGATCTCCAAGACCGGCTGGAAGATCGTCAAGGTCGCGAACACGATCGGGTCGCCGCAGGGCGTCTATTCGCAGAAATACAAGAAGCTCGCCGATTTGCCGGAAGGCGCCCGCGTTGCGATTGCCAACGATCCCTCCAACGGCGCCCGCGGTCTGATGATCCTGGCGCTGCACGGCGTGATCAAGCTGAAGGATCCGAACAACGTCGCTTCGAGCATTGCCGACATCACCGAGAACCCGAAGAAACTGCGCTTCGTCGAGCTCGATGCCGCCCAGCTTCCGCGCGCGCTGCAGGACGTCGACGTCGTCTCGATCAACAACAATTACGCCGTGCAGGCCGGCCTCAATCCGGCGACCGATGCGATCGCGCGCGAGAACCCCGATGGTCCCTGGGTCAACATCCTCGATGTCCGCAGACAAGCCGTGGGTGAAGCAGTTGATCGCGGTCTATCACTCCGATCCCGTGAAGGCGTTTCTTGAGACGCGCTTCAAGGGTACGTATTTGCCGACCTGGTAAGGTGCCCGGCCTGCATGGTTCGAGACGCCCGCTTGCGCGGGCTCCTCACCATGAGGGTCTGATATCTCGCTGCAAAATGACCTCATCCTGAGGGCCCGCCAGAGGCGGGCGTCTCGAAGGATGGCCGCAAGCGAGCTGCTAGCCACGACTTGTCCTGGAGTAGAAGACGCGCGCGTCAGGCGACAAGCCTCGCGCGCCGCAGTGTCTCCGAGGGCAGCTCGGAGAAGTGGCGCTTGTAGTCGAGCGAGAACTGGCTGAAGTGCCAGAAGCCGTGTTGCACGGCGACGTCGTAGATCGACGTCTCGGCGCCGCCCGCGCGCTTCAGATCCCGCCGCACCCGGTTCAGCCGCATCGCGCGCCAGTAATGCATCGGGCTCGTGCCCACGACTTCCTGGAAGCAATAGCCGAGCTTGCGCGGGCTCGCGCCGACCGCCTTGCAGACCTCCAGCAGCGACAGCGAGCGATCGCCGCTGCCATGCATCACCTCGCGGGCGCGATCCACGGTGCGCTTGCGGGCCGTGGCGCTGCGGCCGGGATCGCTGGGCTGGGCCGTCGGCAGCATGTCCATGATCTCGACGAGGAGGGCGTCCTCCAGCGCCTGCCGCGCGGCCGGATCGTCGAACCGTTCGGGTGCGGCCGTGATGGTCTCGTGAATGGCGGCGAGATGGGCGCGCAGCCGCGCAACCGGTGCCGCCGCCATCTCGATCACCCGCAACTGGTGCCAAACGGCGCGCGGCAATTCGATGTCGAGGCGAGCGGCAAGCTCCGCGATCAGCATCGCGCTGGCGACGACACCGCGCAGCTCGAAGGCCTTCGGCGTACACATGTCGATCTCGGCATCGATGCTGGCGATGACCTGGGAGCCTGCAACACTGGCCCCGTTGCAATTGACTTCGCCGTCGCCGTGCCAGGGCAGACCGATGCCAAAACTGTCGGCACCGAGCTGGCCGTATTGGCGGACTTGCTGGCTGGTGATCTCACGGAAGACTTCGAGCCGGGGCAGGGAGAGTTGCGTGAAGCTGCCGCGGAAGGCGCCGGCGCTGATCTGGTCGTAGCTCAACCGCCAGCGACCGAGCGCGGCGCAATGCTCGTCGACGTCGGTACTGCGCGCCTGAAACAGGTTCGCAGCCGAGTCCGGAGTCGGAAGAGTTGCGCTTAAGGCCATGACATCACGTCGAAATTTGGTAGCCCGGAGCTAGCAAGAACCACGCCAGACTGGCACGGCCATGGCCGCTGTCCAGCAAAATATTGCCGGATCTCGATAACGCCCGATGCGGCCTGTGTGCAGTCTTCTCCCTTGCCGTTCCGACATCGCAGTCAGGATGGCCTTGCGGAGGATCGAGATGCGACCGACGGACATCATGCGCGGCAGCCCGCCTGCGCCCGAGGCCCAAGTGACCCGTGCCAATTGGCGCAGCTTTCCCGCGATCCGCTGGGGCTTCACCCACACCCGCGAAGTGCTGCCGACCGCGGAAGTCCGTCGCTCCGCACATCCCACACCGATGGCAAGCGCGCCGCGCGAGCTGCAAAAGCTCAGCTTCACCGCGCCGGACGGCAAGCCGACCACGGTCGAGGCCACGTTGCGCGAAACCTTCGGCGACGCGCTGCTCGTCATGCACCGGGGCACGCTGATTCACGAATGGTACGGCGACGGCATGAGCGCGACGACGCCGCATCTGATCTGCTCCATCAGCAAGTCGATCGCCGGCACGCTCGGCGGCGTGCTGGCCGCGCGCGGCCTGCTCGATCCGGAGGCGAGGGTGGTGCGCTACGTGCCGGAGCTGGAGAGCTCGGTCTATGGCAGCTGCACCGTCCGCAACGTCCTCGACATGGCGGTCGCGATCAAGTTCGAGGAGGATTACGAGGATCCGGCCGGCGACGTCGCACGCTATCGTTTCTCCTCGGGCTGGGACGTGCCGCCGCCGGGCGTCGAAGCCGGCCATCAGCGCGCCTATCTCACGACCTTGCGCGGGACCGGCAAGCCGCACGGCAAGGTGTTCCACTACGTCTCGACCAATACGGAAGTGCTCGGCTGGGTCTACGAGCGCGCCTGCGGCATGCCCTACCATCGCATCCTCTCCGACTATCTCTGGCAGCCGATGGGCGCCGAGGAGGATGGCTCCCTCACGCTCGACAGCCACGGCATGGGCCGCATCGCCGGCGGGCTTTCCGTCACCGCACGCGATCTGCTGCGCTTCGGCGAAATGATCCGCTGCCGCGGCGTGGTCGAGGGACGGCAGGTGGTGCCGGGCTGGTGGATCGACGACATCCACGTGAACGGCGATCCCCAGGCGTGGAAAGACGGCGACCTCGCGGACATCTTCCGGGGCGCCCGCTACCGCAGCAAATGGTACACGATCGATCCGTCGCGGAACGATCTCGCGGGGATCGGCATTCACGGCCAGTGGCTCTACATCGACGCGGCCACCGACACCGTCATCGTCAAGCTCGCGACGCAGCCGAAGGCGATGGACGTTCCGCTCGACCACCGCTGGCTCGCCGCCTTCCGCGCCATCACCGCGCATCTCGCCCCGCGCTGATTTCTGGTCATCATCATGCTCGATACCGTCAAAGCCAAATCACCGATTCAAGCGGCCGCACCGCATCCGCTCGATCCCCTGACAGCCGAAGAGATCACGGCCGCCTGCACGCTGGTTCGTGCCGCCGCGACCTCGCCGGAGAACTGCCGCTTCCCGACCGTCCGGCTGGAGGAGCCGACCAAACAGGAATTGGCTACGGGCGGAGCAGGGCGCCGCGCCTTCGCGCTGACGCTCGACGTCACCACGGGCGAGGCGATCGAGCACATCGTCGATCTCGACCGCAACGAGATCGTCGCGCGCAAGGTCATTCCGAACCGCGAGGCGCCCTATGGGCAGCCGCCGGTGATGCTGGAAGAATTTTTCAAGTGCGAGGCCGTGGTGAAGGCCGATCCAGGCTGGCGCGCGGCGATGGTCCGCCGCGGGCTCACCGACAAGGATATCGAGCTGGTCCAGGTCGATCCGTTCTCCTCAGGCTTCTTCGATTTTGAGTACGAGCGCGGCGCCCGTATCGTGCGCGCCGTCAGCTTTTTCCGCGAACATCTGCAGGACAACGGCTACGCCCATCCGATCGAGGGCGTGGTGGCCGTGGTCGACCTGATCGCCGGCAAGGTCATCGACCTCACGGACGCCGATCCGATCGTGCCGATCCCGCGCAAGAAGCGGAATTACGGCGCGCATGAAGTCAAAAACCCGCGCACCGACATCAAGCCGCTGCATATCGAGCAGCCGGAGGGCGCGAGTTTCAAGGTCGATGGCTGGAAGGTCGATTGGCAGAAATGGAGCTTTCGCGTCGGCTTCACGCCGCGCGAGGGCCTGGTGCTGCATCAGCTCGCCTACCAGGACGGTGCACGCAAGCGCTCGCTGATCCATCGCGCCAGCGTCACCGAGATGGTGGTGCCTTACGCCGATCCGACCGAGAACCATTTCTGGAAGTCGGCGTTCGATGCCGGGGAATACGGGCTCGGCATGCTCGCCAACGCGCTCGAGCTCGGCTGCGACTGCCTCGGCAACATCCATTATTTCGACGTGCCGGCCGCCGACAACAAGGGCGCGCCCTTCGTCATGCAGAACGCCATCTGCATGCATGAAGAAGATTACGGAATTGCCTGGAAGCATTACGAATTCCGCAACGGCCTGTTCGAGGTCCGCCGCTCGCGGCGCCTCGTCATCTCGTTCTTCGCGACCGTCGGCAATTACGACTATGGCTTCTACTGGTACCTGTACCAGGACGGCACGATTCAGCTCGAAACAAAACTCACCGGCATCATCCAGACCGCCGCTGTGCCATCAGGCGAAAAGTACAAATGGGGCGGCATGGTCGACGACAATCTCGGCGGCCCCACGCACCAGCACTTCTTCAACGTGCGCATGCACATGGATCTCGACGGCGGCGGCAATACCGTCACCGAGCACGAGTTCGTGCCGCGGCCCTGGGGCGCGGACAATCCGCACGGCAATGCGTTCGATACCACCACACGCATCCTGTCGCGCGAGCGTGATGCGGCTGCCATTGCGAACGGCGAGACCGGCCGGCTCTGGAAGATCAGCAATCCCAACGAGACCAACTCCGTCGGCAACGCGCCGGCCTACAAGCTTGTCGTCAATCCGAGCCCGCTGATGCTGGCGCAGGAGGGCAGCTACGTGCGCAAGCGCGGCGGCTTTGCGACGAAGCATGTTTGGGTCACCGCTTTCGACAAGGACGAGAAATACGCCAGCGGCGATTATCCCAATGTCCATGCCGGCGGCGACGGCCTGCCGCGCTACGCCGCGCAGAACCGCAACATCGAGAATACAGATCTCGTGGTGTGGCACTCCTTCGGCCACACCCATGTCTGCAAGCCCGAGGATTTTCCGATCATGCCGGTCGAATATGCCGGCTTCATGCTGAAGCCGACCGGATTTTTTTCGGCTAATGCCGCCGGCGACATTCCGCCGGAGCGCAATAGCCGCAGCGTGCTGGCGGGCGACCCGAAGGATGCCGGCGGCGGCCCGTGCTGTCACGCCGGCAAAGCCTAGACTCGTCGCGCGACAACAACGTTCGCAGCAGGCCGACCAGCGCTGGTTCGCTGGTCGCATGCGCTCGCGGTCGAATTGTCAGGGGAGTATTGCTGCCCCTTTCGAAGGGCCCGCGACGCGACAGCCGGCCGCACGTCGAAAAGATCGCTTCCAATTCCTTTCGAGAGTGATACCATCTTAAGGTTGTATTCTTTAAGGAGATTTCCCATGACCCATGCACTCAATCTCACGCTGCCGATCAAGCAGGATGCCGAGACCCTGGCAAAGCTGCGGAATCTCGAGGCGAGCTTCACTGAGAAGGTTCAGCCCGCCATCGCGGCGGCGCTGAAGCAGTCCAGGATCGTTCATTTCGCCCGGGTCGTCGTCATCGAGGACAAGTACATCCAGGTCATCACCGAATATGAGGGAACGCACCAGGAATACACGGAGTTTTTCCGGCGAGCGCTCACGCCGATATTTGCCGCGATATTTTCCCTGGCAGATACGACTGGCCTGGACATCAACGATCCCAATGCGTTCTTCGAATTCTCGAAGAACCACAACGCGCGTTCGCTGGGCACGGCGACCGACGGATCAACCGACATCAGCGGCAACCCGTCCGGCTGGCTGTTCTCGGCTTACGACGGCATGACGGTCGCAGACATTCTGGCAAAGCTCGGGAAATAGCTTTCAGAGCGTATGTGCGCTTTCGAGATAGGCCGGCTTTGAGGCTGCCTATCGGCTGACCGTTCTTGCAGGACAGGCGCCATGGTGGATCTCGGCAATTTGCAGGCGATCGTCGCTCGAAGCTCCGCGAAGCCGCTACTCGCGGTTCTGTTGTTTAGGTTTGGCGACGCCGGCGGTGCCAGGTCCTTCCTGCGGCAATGGATACCGCGAGCAGCGGTGGGGGCAGGCCCGGACCCCGATGGTCCCGCGTTCCACTTCATGTTCAGTTGGAACGGCATCGCGACGTTGATGTCGGGTCGCCCGGACCTTGACGTCGCACAGGGGCGGCAGCAGTTCGAGGTATCGTTCGTGGACCCGGCGCAGGCGCCGGATGGCGGCATTGCGACACAGCTTGGTTTCTTCGACGCCAGCGCTCCGGCGGGATGGTGGGACGGCAAGTTCAAGTCGAGCGATATCGATCTCGCCATCCACATCGGGTTCGATACGCCCGAGCAGAAAGCCGATTGCCTCGCGCAGGTGCGGCAGTCGGCGACAGGCTTCGCTGTCCGGGAATTGGCGCTCGACAGTTGGGACGACGGCGCACTGTCCGGCTGTCGACCAGCCGACGGCCGCCTGCATTTTGGCTATCGCGATGGAATCACCGCGCCCAATGTTGACTGGCAGGATGCGCCGGCTGCCAGGGCTTCCGACGCCGTCGATTGTCGCGAGATCGTCGTCGGCTATCCGAACAGCGATTTTCCCACTGCACCGTTCAAGCCCGGTCCATGGCAGGACTTCGCGCGCGATGGATCGTTCGTCGGCCTGTCGTGGCTTTATCAGGACGTCGCGGCCTTCAACAAATTCCTGAAGGCGAATGCACCGCAGGCGGCGCCGCATGTCGGCCCGGAACTGGCCGAAGAATGGATCGCGGCCAAGATGATGGGGCGCTGGCGACACGGGTCGCCGCTGTCACGCTTTCCGGATGCACCACCGTCGACCCCGCAATTGAACGATGCGTTCGGCTATGGCGACGATCCAGACGGCGTCAAATGCCCGCTCGGGGCTCACATTCGCATTGTCAATTGCCGCGATCACCCGCTGAAATTCGCCAATCAGATTCGTTTCCCCAAGGGGCCGCCGCGAGTCATACGCCGCGGATTTTCCTACGGCCCTCACCTGGAG includes the following:
- a CDS encoding Dyp-type peroxidase; this encodes MVDLGNLQAIVARSSAKPLLAVLLFRFGDAGGARSFLRQWIPRAAVGAGPDPDGPAFHFMFSWNGIATLMSGRPDLDVAQGRQQFEVSFVDPAQAPDGGIATQLGFFDASAPAGWWDGKFKSSDIDLAIHIGFDTPEQKADCLAQVRQSATGFAVRELALDSWDDGALSGCRPADGRLHFGYRDGITAPNVDWQDAPAARASDAVDCREIVVGYPNSDFPTAPFKPGPWQDFARDGSFVGLSWLYQDVAAFNKFLKANAPQAAPHVGPELAEEWIAAKMMGRWRHGSPLSRFPDAPPSTPQLNDAFGYGDDPDGVKCPLGAHIRIVNCRDHPLKFANQIRFPKGPPRVIRRGFSYGPHLEGTEDDGKDRGIVGLFYFARINEQFYTILRWMHQTDFADAYMRLPNGANAQDALTGNRTDPKAETRFQVPLAGDASVTFQMKQFIRYKGVAVLFAPSVKSLNTMIAAQR